A stretch of the Pseudorasbora parva isolate DD20220531a chromosome 13, ASM2467924v1, whole genome shotgun sequence genome encodes the following:
- the lhfpl5b gene encoding LHFPL tetraspan subfamily member 5b, giving the protein MANEKMLPAQEAAKIYHTNYVRNARAIGVLWAVFTICFAIITVVVFIQPYWIGDSVNTPQAGYFGLFHYCIGNPITSELVCKGSVFDFGSIPSGAFRTAMFFVGTSMLLIVGTIVCLGLFFFCNSASVYKICAWMQTSSAVLMVMGCMIYPDGWDAPEVKRMCGERTDKYALGNCTVRWAYILGIISILDSGLLALLAFTLGNRQDNLLPDDFEVEGANNA; this is encoded by the exons ATGGCGAATGAGAAGATGCTTCCAGCCCAAGAGGCTGCCAAAATCTACCACACCAATTATGTGAGAAATGCCAGAGCCATCGGCGTCCTGTGGGCTGTCTTCACCATATGCTTCGCCATCATTACTGTGGTGGTTTTTATTCAGCCCTATTGGATTGGTGACAGTGTTAACACCCCGCAGGCTGGATACTTTGGGCTTTTTCACTACTGTATAGGCAACCCCATCACCTCGGAATTGGTCTGCAAAGGAAGCGTATTTGATTTTGGCTCGATCCCCTCTGGGGCTTTCAGGACTGCTATGTTTTTTGTAGGCACCTCAATGCTACTTATCGTAGGCACGATTGTGTGCTTGGGTCTCTTCTTCTTCTGCAACTCTGCAAGTGTGTACAAGATATGCGCATGGATGCAAACATCTTCAG CTGTGTTGATGGTGATGGGTTGTATGATTTATCCGGACGGATGGGATGCTCCAGAGGTAAAGCGAATGTGTGGGGAGCGGACGGACAAGTACGCGCTGGGAAACTGCACCGTTCGATGGGCTTATATTCTAGGCATTATCAGCATCCTGGACTCAGGGTTACTGGCACTGCTTGCTTTCACTCTAGGCAACCGGCAAGACAATCTGCTGCCAGACGACTTTGAGGTGGAGGGAGCAAACAACGCATGA